In the Mytilus galloprovincialis chromosome 10, xbMytGall1.hap1.1, whole genome shotgun sequence genome, one interval contains:
- the LOC143047515 gene encoding 52 kDa repressor of the inhibitor of the protein kinase-like: protein MQCVTKGEMFLQQINRQTNVHMTLNHGLESRKEKNLMVLESIVKTVLICGRQNFALRGHRDDAKHIVNGNTANIGNFQALLDFRIDAGDKFLVEHFKTAPKNATYRSKTVQNEIIDIIGNIIRTKIIKDISDSGGMFSVSADEARDVSNTEQLAVCLRFVDLAGVIREEFVDFIEVSEDTSGERISNELLKLLPEMGLDLNLMRSQCYDGAGNMTGHLKGVGPRIQRIYPKALHF, encoded by the exons ATGCAGTGTGTAACAAAAGGAGAAATGTTTCTTCAGCAGATCAATCGACAGACTAATGTACACATGACCCTGAATCATGGTTTAGAGAGCCGCAAGGAGAAAAATTTGATGGTTTTGGAATCAATTGTAAAGACCGTCCTTATTTGTGGAAGGCAGAACTTTGCTCTTCGAGGCCACAGAGATGATGCAAAGCACATTGTAAATGGAAATACTGCAAATATTGGAAATTTTCAAGCACTTTTGGACTTCAGAATAGATGCTGGTGATAAATTTCTTGTAGAACATTTCAAAACCGCCCCCAAAAATGCTACATACAGGTCAAAGACTGttcaaaatgaaattattgaCATTATAGGAAATATCATTAGGACAAAAATAATCAAAGACATATCAGACAGTGGAGGGATGTTTTCTGTATCTGCAGATGAAGCTAGAGATGTATCCAACACTGAACAGTTAGCCGTGTGTCTACGTTTTGTTGATTTGGCAG GTGTCATTAGAGAAGAGTTTGTTGACTTCATAGAAGTGAGCGAAGATACAAGTGGAGAAAGAATATCCAATGAGCTTCTGAAGCTGCTTCCAGAAATGGGACTAGATTTAAATCTGATGAGGAGCCAATGCTATGACGGTGCAG GTAATATGACTGGACATTTGAAAGGAGTTGGTCCCAGAATTCAAAGGATATACCCAAAGGCATTACACTTTTAG
- the LOC143049143 gene encoding mitochondrial E3 ubiquitin protein ligase 1-like isoform X3, producing MGSNAQILKLYLSKYKDADLAKQDILAVFSQYKDLRPSHGPFIFNDGSRKDLVNLDGTIPIHYRDAGHRSCTSATDRRLLCTECSLNPLEVTIQPCGHLATCESCCRRLKKQHNQCPICNGPIDNVVRSFVPE from the exons ATGGGAAGTAATGCACAGATACTGAAATTGTATCTCTCCAAG TACAAAGATGCAGATTTAGCAAAACAGGACATTTTGGCAGTGTTCTCTCAATATAAAGACTTGAGACCAAGCCATGGGCCATTCA TATTTAATGATGGTTCACGAAAAGATCTGGTTAACTTGGATGGGACGATACCAATACATTATAGag acGCTGGACATCGTTCATGTACTTCTGCCACCGACCGAAGACTGCTTTGTACTGAGTGTAGTTTAAATCCGCTAGAAGTAACAATCCAGCCATGTGGACATTTGGCTACTTGCGAATCTTGTTGCCGACGTCTTAAGAAGCAGCACAACCAATGTCCAATTTGCAATGGCCCAATAGACAATGTCGTCCGATCTTTTGTACCAGAGTGA
- the LOC143049143 gene encoding tumor susceptibility gene 101 protein-like isoform X1: protein MGSNAQILKLYLSKYKDADLAKQDILAVFSQYKDLRPSHGPFIFNDGSRKDLVNLDGTIPIHYRGNIFNIPIGIFLLDTHPYNPPIVYVKPTNIMVIKQGPNLDANGKVDLPYLHDWKYPDSDLLGLIQLLSIVFEEEPPVFARSASRPQLDQVAKPPYPYQEDAGHRSCTSATDRRLLCTECSLNPLEVTIQPCGHLATCESCCRRLKKQHNQCPICNGPIDNVVRSFVPE from the exons ATGGGAAGTAATGCACAGATACTGAAATTGTATCTCTCCAAG TACAAAGATGCAGATTTAGCAAAACAGGACATTTTGGCAGTGTTCTCTCAATATAAAGACTTGAGACCAAGCCATGGGCCATTCA TATTTAATGATGGTTCACGAAAAGATCTGGTTAACTTGGATGGGACGATACCAATACATTATAGag GTAATATTTTCAACATACCAATAGGAATATTTTTACTTGACACACATCCATACAACCCGCCTATAGTTTATGTGAAACCTACGAATATAATGGTGATAAAACAAGGACCAAATTTAGATGCCAACGGTAAAGTTGATCTGCCATATCTCCACGACTGGAAATAT CCAGATTCTGATTTATTAGGTTTAATTCAACTATTGTCGATAGTGTTTGAAGAGGAACCCCCGGTTTTTGCAAGGTCGGCCAGTAGGCCACAACTTGATCAGGTCGCAAAACCACCATACCCTTATCAAGAAG acGCTGGACATCGTTCATGTACTTCTGCCACCGACCGAAGACTGCTTTGTACTGAGTGTAGTTTAAATCCGCTAGAAGTAACAATCCAGCCATGTGGACATTTGGCTACTTGCGAATCTTGTTGCCGACGTCTTAAGAAGCAGCACAACCAATGTCCAATTTGCAATGGCCCAATAGACAATGTCGTCCGATCTTTTGTACCAGAGTGA
- the LOC143049143 gene encoding tumor susceptibility gene 101 protein-like isoform X2: MGSNAQILKLYLSKYKDADLAKQDILAVFSQYKDLRPSHGPFIFNDGSRKDLVNLDGTIPIHYRGNIFNIPIGIFLLDTHPYNPPIVYVKPTNIMVIKQGPNLDANGKVDLPYLHDWKYTLDIVHVLLPPTEDCFVLSVV; this comes from the exons ATGGGAAGTAATGCACAGATACTGAAATTGTATCTCTCCAAG TACAAAGATGCAGATTTAGCAAAACAGGACATTTTGGCAGTGTTCTCTCAATATAAAGACTTGAGACCAAGCCATGGGCCATTCA TATTTAATGATGGTTCACGAAAAGATCTGGTTAACTTGGATGGGACGATACCAATACATTATAGag GTAATATTTTCAACATACCAATAGGAATATTTTTACTTGACACACATCCATACAACCCGCCTATAGTTTATGTGAAACCTACGAATATAATGGTGATAAAACAAGGACCAAATTTAGATGCCAACGGTAAAGTTGATCTGCCATATCTCCACGACTGGAAATAT acGCTGGACATCGTTCATGTACTTCTGCCACCGACCGAAGACTGCTTTGTACTGAGTGTAGTTTAA